The stretch of DNA CGTGTGCAGGTGCTGCAGCCGGAGCTGCTGACCCAGCCCCAGTGCTACTACCTGGCGCTGGACAAGGAGGTCCGATGATCCCCGAGGTGCTGGGCTACGCGTTCCCGAACGACGTCCACATCCTGTGGTCGCTGATGATCGTGACCTACCCGTACGTCACGGGGCTGGTCGCGGGGGCGTTCATCGTCTCCTCGCTCTACCACGTCTTCGGCCGCAAGGAGCTCTGGCCGATCGGGCGCTTCTCGCTGGTGGCGTCCCTCGCCTTCATGCTCGTGGCGACCTGGCCGCTGCTCAATCACCTCGGGCACCCGGAGCGGGCCTTCAACATCATGATCACGCCCAGCCCCTCCTCGGCAATGGCCGGCTTCGGGCTGGCGTACAACTGGTACCTGATGATCCTCGTGCTCGAGGTCTGGTTCGTCTTCCGCAAGGACATCATCCTGACGGCGCGGCGCAGCCGCGGGCTCAAGCGCTTCCTCTTCTCGGTGCTGGCGCTGCGGACGTACGACATCTCGGAGGAGGCGCTTGCGACGGACCACAAGATCGTCACCGTGCTGGCGGCGATCGGCATCCCCTCGGCGTGCTTCCTGCACGGCTACGTCGGCTTCCTCTTCGGCGCGCTCAAGGCCAACCCCTGGTGGTCGACGCCGCTGATGCCGGTCATCTTCCTGTTCTCGGCCGTGGTCTCGGGCATCGCGGCGATGATCCTCATGTACCTGGCCGCGATGGGCCTCAAGGGGCTTCCGGTCCTGCGCGAGACGGTCGCGACGATGGCGCGCTGGCTCTGGCTCTTCATGATCCTCACGGTGACCCTCGAGCTGCTCGAGATCATCACGCTGTCCTACGAGAGTTCCGAGGCTTGGGTCATCATCCGCCAGCTCCTGACCACGCGGCTCTCCTTCAGCTTCTTCTCGCTGCAGCTGGTCTTCGGCTCGCTCATCCCCTTCATCTTGCTGATGATCGTCGTGCTCATGGGCAGCCAGATGAAGGCGCGGGTGCAGAACATCCTGGCCGGGGCGGCCTCCGCGATCCTCCTCGTCCAGGTCTTCTCGATGCGCTGGAACGTCGTCATCGGCGGCCAGCTCTTCTCGAAGAGCCTGCGCGGCCTGCGCAGCCCGTACCAGCCGGGATTCTTCGAGAAGGAGGGGATCCTGCCGATGCTGCTGATCCTGGTCGCGCCGTTTGTGATCCTCGTCATCTTCGAGCGGGTCCTGCCGATGTTCCGCGCAGTCGAGGAGGCTGCCGCGGCAGGGCGGATCGGCGACGAGGACGCGGGGGGCGCCGGGGCGACGAACTAGCGTCGGGCGGCTTCTGAAGCCGGAGGAGGCAAGGCGTCATGGGCGAGGCAGCGAGTCTCGAGTCGCGGGTACTCGCGCTGGAGGGGCAGATCGAGGAGTTGCGGCGCCGTGTGGGTGCGGTTGAATCGGTCCGGCGTTCGCCCGCACCAGCCACCGCGCCCCCGTGGGCGGCGGCTCCGCCGGAGGTCGAGCGCGGACAGGCCGCTGCACCGGTTGCTGGCGCGGTTGCGGCCGGCTGGTCGGGGTCATCGGTGCTGGCCAAGGTCTCCACGGTCTGCTTCCTGCTCGTCATCGCCCTCGGGCTGCGGACGGTCGCCGACAGCGGCGCGATCAGCCCGACTGCGGGCGCCTTCGCCGGTCTCGGGTATGCGGCCGCGCTGATCGTGGCCGGATGGGTGCTCTACGCGCGGCGCAGCGAGCTGGCGCCCGTCTTCGCGGTGTGCGGTGCGGCGCTGCTCTGCTCCATCGTCGTCGAGACCTACGCGCACTTCGGCTCGCTGCCGGGGACGGCGGCCTACCTTGCCCTCGGCGCGACGGCCCTGGCGATGACCGCGATCGGCGAGCGACACGGCACGCCGCTGCCGGGGACGATCGGCGTGCTCGGGGCAATGTTCTCCGGGATCGCGCTGAGCGTCCCGCACCCCGACTTCGGATCCCTTGCCGCGCTTCTGTTGTTCACGAGCGCACTGGGTGCTGCCGTGTCGCGCCGGCTCAAGGGCGACTGGATCGGGTGGACGGCCTTCCTGCTCTCGGCGGCGGTGCTCGTGGTCTGGGCCGTGCGCATCCGCGTCTCGCTCACGGGCGGTGACCCGGCCGGACCGCTCGCCGGCAGGCAGTGGTTCCCGCCGCTCGTGTGGGCGTACGCCCTCTTCTGGCTTGGCCAGTCCCTCGCGGGGCTGCTGCGTCCGCCGCGGCCGCTGCCCACCGTGCTCTCGCTGGTGCTGCCCTCGCTCGGGGCGGCCGTGGCGTTCCTGGCGGGCTTGCAGGTCGCCGCGGCGGAGGGAGACGCCCGGGCGCACGGCGTGGCCGGGCTGCTGCTGGCCGCGGTGCTCGTGGGCGTCGCCGCCTGGTCCGGCCTGCGCGCGGGCGGCGGCGCGCCCGCGCTCAACGCCTACGCGGTGGCCGCCGTCATCCTCTTCACCCTCGGCTTCTCCGCGGCCAGCGGCTCTCTTCTCGGTGCGCTGCCGCTGCTCTCGGTGACGGCCTTTGGCTTCGCCGTCCTCTCGGTGCGCTGGGAAAGCGGCGGTGCCCGCCTCGTGTCCTATCTGCTGCAGATCTTCGTCGCGCTGGCGCTGGCCGCCATCCTGCTCGGGGGGGGCACGGCGGAGACGCCCGGCATGGCGGCGCTGGCGTCCCTCGTCCTCGCCCTCGTCGCGCTCGGGCACTACCGCTGGTGCCGCCGCCACTCGCCGGCCGCGGCGTCGCTCGTCTTCCGCTTCCTTGGCGCCACCGACCGCTGCTCGCTGGCCCTGCTCACGGCCTCGCTCGCGGGGGGGTTCTTCCTGCTGCGCACGGCGGCCTTCCTGCTGCTCGGCGGCGGCGTGCAGTCGCGCGACGTCTTCCTGAGCGTGCAGTCGCTCGTGATCAACGTCGCCGGCGTGGCGCTCTTTGCGCTGGCGGCGCGCGGCCGCAGCCGCGAGCTTCGCACCCTGGCGGTGCTCGTGACCCTCGTCGGCGCGGCAAAGGTCTTTCTCTACGACCTGATCGCCGTCCACGGCGTCTCGCGGCTGGCGAGCGTCTTCTCGTTCGGCCTGCTGGCCGCCGTGGCATCGGTGGTGCTCGGACGCTGGCAGCGTCGCGAATCCCCATGAGGCGCGCGGTCGGCGTCGCGCCGATCGCAGCCGCGCTCCTGATCAGCGCGCTCGCGACGGCCGCGGACGCCGCGTTCAAGAATGTC from bacterium encodes:
- the nrfD gene encoding NrfD/PsrC family molybdoenzyme membrane anchor subunit — protein: MIPEVLGYAFPNDVHILWSLMIVTYPYVTGLVAGAFIVSSLYHVFGRKELWPIGRFSLVASLAFMLVATWPLLNHLGHPERAFNIMITPSPSSAMAGFGLAYNWYLMILVLEVWFVFRKDIILTARRSRGLKRFLFSVLALRTYDISEEALATDHKIVTVLAAIGIPSACFLHGYVGFLFGALKANPWWSTPLMPVIFLFSAVVSGIAAMILMYLAAMGLKGLPVLRETVATMARWLWLFMILTVTLELLEIITLSYESSEAWVIIRQLLTTRLSFSFFSLQLVFGSLIPFILLMIVVLMGSQMKARVQNILAGAASAILLVQVFSMRWNVVIGGQLFSKSLRGLRSPYQPGFFEKEGILPMLLILVAPFVILVIFERVLPMFRAVEEAAAAGRIGDEDAGGAGATN